A DNA window from bacterium contains the following coding sequences:
- a CDS encoding ABC transporter permease: MRRLVAAVPTLFGVTLIIFFMVRVLPGDPARILAGLEADQAEVDRIRVQLGLTKPLPVQYALFLEGAVRGDLGRSSITQAPVLSEITARLGPTTLLAATATVLAGVVGIASGIIVSTRQYTTSDYAVTVLALAGVSIPVYWLGLMLMLLFAVFLHWLPAGGDTAPQSLILPSITLAAFSMAIIERMTRSSMLESLRQDYVRTARAKGLADRVVVYRHGLRNALIPVVTVLGLQFGTLIGGAILTETTFAWPGIGRLLVDAISRRDYPIIQGVVLLFAVTFVLVNLAVDLLYGYIDPRIRYG; this comes from the coding sequence ATCCGGCGCCTCGTCGCGGCGGTTCCGACGCTGTTCGGGGTCACCCTCATCATTTTCTTCATGGTGCGTGTGCTCCCGGGCGATCCGGCGCGGATCCTCGCCGGCCTCGAGGCGGACCAGGCCGAAGTCGACCGGATTCGTGTCCAGCTCGGACTGACCAAGCCGCTGCCGGTCCAGTACGCGCTCTTTCTGGAGGGCGCGGTGCGCGGCGACCTGGGCCGGTCCTCGATCACTCAGGCGCCGGTGCTCTCCGAGATCACCGCCCGCCTGGGTCCGACGACGCTGCTGGCCGCCACGGCCACGGTGCTGGCCGGCGTCGTCGGGATCGCCTCGGGCATCATCGTCAGCACCCGCCAGTACACGACCAGCGACTACGCGGTGACGGTGCTGGCCCTCGCCGGCGTGAGTATTCCGGTGTACTGGCTCGGCCTGATGCTGATGCTCCTGTTCGCCGTCTTCCTGCATTGGCTGCCCGCGGGGGGCGATACGGCGCCGCAGAGTCTCATTCTGCCGTCCATCACGCTGGCCGCGTTCAGCATGGCGATCATCGAGCGCATGACCCGCAGCAGCATGCTGGAGAGCCTCCGCCAGGATTACGTGCGGACCGCGAGGGCGAAAGGGCTCGCCGACCGCGTCGTCGTCTACCGCCACGGCCTGCGCAATGCCCTCATTCCCGTGGTGACGGTGCTGGGGCTGCAGTTCGGGACGCTCATCGGCGGCGCGATCCTGACCGAAACGACGTTCGCGTGGCCGGGGATCGGCCGGCTGCTGGTCGACGCGATCAGCCGCCGCGATTATCCGATCATCCAGGGCGTCGTGCTGCTCTTTGCCGTGACGTTCGTGCTCGTGAATCTGGCCGTGGACCTGCTTTATGGCTACATCGATCCGCGTATCCGGTACGGCTAG
- a CDS encoding ABC transporter permease gives MATSIRVSGTASPRAERAFRHPLAVARRLARNRAAMAGFAVLLVMGLTALLAGALLPYGADTADLNAVLQSPTVAHPFGTDQLGRDILARIIYGGRISLLIGVLAVGVGAVIGVPFGVVSGFYGGRTDALIQRAVDVMLSFPGFLLALTLISLLGVGPRNVVLSVGIASVPVYIRLVRAVTLSLRELAYVESARAIGLSDLRIMLRHVLPNTAAPIIVQSSLQLGTALLTAAGLGFLGIGVTPPTPEWGTMLGEAQTYVLAAWYMGTFPGLAIFAAVMAFNLLGDGLRDALDPRMKTL, from the coding sequence ATGGCTACATCGATCCGCGTATCCGGTACGGCTAGCCCGAGGGCCGAGCGCGCGTTTCGCCACCCGCTGGCGGTCGCCCGGCGGCTGGCCCGCAACCGCGCCGCGATGGCGGGCTTCGCGGTGCTCCTCGTCATGGGCCTGACCGCGCTGCTCGCCGGTGCCTTGCTCCCCTACGGGGCCGACACCGCCGACCTGAACGCGGTGCTCCAGTCGCCGACGGTCGCGCACCCGTTCGGCACCGACCAGCTCGGACGCGACATCTTGGCCCGGATCATCTACGGCGGCCGGATTTCGCTCCTGATCGGCGTGCTGGCGGTGGGCGTCGGCGCCGTGATCGGGGTCCCCTTCGGCGTCGTGTCGGGGTTCTACGGCGGCCGCACGGACGCCCTGATCCAGCGGGCCGTCGACGTCATGCTCTCGTTTCCGGGCTTCCTGCTCGCCCTCACGCTGATCAGCCTGCTTGGCGTCGGTCCGCGCAACGTCGTGTTGAGCGTCGGCATCGCCTCGGTGCCGGTGTACATCCGGCTGGTCCGCGCCGTGACGCTGTCGCTGCGCGAACTCGCCTACGTCGAATCCGCGCGCGCGATCGGCCTCTCCGACCTCCGGATCATGCTGCGCCACGTCCTGCCGAATACGGCGGCGCCGATCATCGTGCAGTCGTCGCTGCAGCTCGGCACCGCGCTGCTGACCGCGGCCGGCCTGGGCTTCCTCGGGATCGGCGTGACGCCCCCGACGCCGGAGTGGGGGACAATGCTCGGTGAGGCACAGACCTACGTGCTGGCCGCGTGGTACATGGGCACCTTTCCCGGGCTCGCGATTTTCGCGGCCGTCATGGCGTTCAATCTGCTCGGCGACGGCCTGCGGGACGCGCTCGACCCGAGGATGAAAACACTCTGA
- a CDS encoding pyridoxamine 5'-phosphate oxidase family protein, producing VRLRKDLAKLVALERVSRVATVGRDGQPHVVPVCHVVADGRLYFATGRDSLKVRHLRARPNLALIVDVYAEDWRLLKGVLIQGSAALIERGPRFRKIRDLLYRKYTQYPGESAIGERDSVMVEITPRHVTSWGFGER from the coding sequence TCGTGCGGCTGCGCAAGGATCTGGCCAAGCTCGTCGCGTTGGAACGCGTGTCCCGGGTCGCGACGGTGGGCCGGGACGGACAGCCGCACGTCGTGCCGGTCTGCCACGTCGTGGCGGACGGACGCCTGTATTTCGCCACCGGACGCGACAGCCTGAAGGTGCGGCACCTGCGGGCCAGGCCGAATCTGGCGCTCATCGTGGACGTGTACGCGGAAGACTGGCGCCTGCTTAAGGGCGTGCTGATTCAGGGATCGGCGGCGCTGATCGAGCGCGGGCCCCGGTTCCGAAAGATTCGGGACCTCCTCTACCGCAAGTACACGCAGTACCCGGGCGAGTCCGCGATCGGGGAACGCGACTCCGTCATGGTCGAGATCACGCCCCGCCACGTGACGTCCTGGGGGTTCGGCGAGCGGTAA